In Strix uralensis isolate ZFMK-TIS-50842 chromosome 26, bStrUra1, whole genome shotgun sequence, a genomic segment contains:
- the H2AX gene encoding histone H2AX, whose protein sequence is MSGRGKSGGKARAKAKSRSSRAGLQFPVGRVHRLLRRGHYAERVGAGAPVYLAAVLEYLTAEILELAGNAARDNKKTRIIPRHLQLAVRNDEELNKLLGGVTIAQGGVLPNIQAVLLPKKTGGGAGPTKAGKKGGGQQSQEY, encoded by the coding sequence ATGTCTGGCCGTGGCAAGAGCGGCGGTAAGGCCCGGGCTAAGGCCAAGTCTCGCTCGTCCCGGGCTGGGCTGCAGTTCCCGGTCGGGCGCGTTCACCGGCTGCTGCGGCGCGGGCACTACGCGGAGCGGGTGGGGGCCGGCGCGCCCGTGTACCTGGCGGCCGTGCTGGAGTACCTGACGGCCGAGATCCTGGAGCTGGCGGGCAACGCGGCGCGCGACAACAAGAAGACGCGGATCATCCCGCGGCACCTGCAGCTGGCGGTGCGCAACGACGAGGAGCTCAACAAGCTGCTGGGCGGCGTCACCATCGCGCAGGGCGGCGTCCTACCCAACATCCAGGCCGTGCTGCTGCCCAAGAAgacgggcggcggcgcgggccccACCAAGGCCGGCAAGAAGGGCGGCGGGCAGCAGTCGCAGGAGTACtag
- the DPAGT1 gene encoding UDP-N-acetylglucosamine--dolichyl-phosphate N-acetylglucosaminephosphotransferase: MAPWPAMPLLINLGGSLLGFAATLTLIPAFKDHFLAARLFGEDLNKPSRRPVPEAQGVISGAVFLIILFCFIPVPFLTCFVEEQCAAFPHDEFVELIGSLLAICCMIFLGFADDVLNLRWRHKLLLPTMASLPLLMVYFTNFGNTTIVVPKPFRVLLGMHLDLGILYYVYMGMLAVFCTNAINILAGINGIEAGQSLVIAASIIVFNIVELNGDYRDDHIFSLYFMIPFFFTTLGLFYHNWYPSRAFVGDTFCYFAGMTFAVVGILGHFSKTMLLFFIPQVLNFLYSLPQLFHVIPCPRHRLPRLNPSTGKLEMSYSKFKTKSLSVLGTNILKVVKILHVVDVRSGTDEDGEYTECNNMTLINFVIKLIGPTHERNLTLLLLLIQVLGSAIAFSIRYQLVRLFYDV, encoded by the exons ATGGCGCCCTGGCCCGCCATGCCCCTGCTCATAAACCTCGGCGGGTCGCTGCTGGGCTTCGCGGCCACGCTCACGCTGATCCCGGCCTTCAAGGACCACTTCCTCGCCGCGCGGCTCTTCGGCGAGGACCTCAACAAGCCCTCGCGGCGGCCCGT CCCCGAAGCGCAGGGCGTGATCAGCGGGGCCGTGTTCCTGATCATCCTCTTCTGCTTCATCCCTGTGCCCTTCCTGACGTGCTTCGTGGAGGAGCAGTGCGCGGCCTTTCCTCACGACGAG TTCGTGGAGCTCATCGGTTCGCTCCTCGCCATCTGCTGCATGATCTTCCTGGGCTTTGCAGATGACGTCCTGAACCTGCGCTGGCGCCACAAGCTCCTTCTTCCTACCATGGCTTCCCTCCCGCTGCTCATGGTTTACTTCACCAACTTTGGGAACACGACCATCGTCGTGCCCAAGCCCTTCCGGGTGCTGCTGGGGATGCACTTGGACCTGG GTATCCTCTACTACGTGTACATGGGCATGCTAGCAGTGTTCTGCACTAACGCCATCAACATTCTCGCTGGAATTAATGGAATTGAAGCAGGGCAGTCTCTGGTGATAGCAGCTTCCATTATCGTATTCAACATTGTAGAGTTAAACG GGGACTATCGAGATgatcacattttttctctctacttcatgattccctttttttttaCCACGCTGGGGCTGTTTTACCACAACTG GTACCCGTCTCGAGCGTTTGTTGGGGACACCTTCTGCTACTTTGCTGGCATGACCTTTGCCGTGGTGGGGATCTTGGGGCACTTCAGCAAaacaatgctgctttttttcatccCGCAAGTGCTCAACTTCCTCTACTCCTTGCCTCAACTCTTCCATGTCATTCCTTGTCCCCGTCACCGGCTGCCGAG gCTCAATCCTAGTACAGGGAAGTTGGAGATGAGCTACTCCAAATTCAAAACGAAGAGCCTCTCTGTCCTAGGAACAAATATTCTGAAG GTGGTCAAGATCTTGCACGTAGTAGATGTGAGGAGTGGAACGGATGAAGATGGTGAATACACAGAGTGCAATAATATGACACTTATTAACTTCGTTATAAAGCTGATCGGACCCACCCACGAGCGAAATCTCACTCTCCTGTTGCTACTCATTCAG GTCCTGGGCAGCGCGATTGCATTTTCAATCCGGTACCAACTAGTGCGACTGTTTTATGATGTCTGA